From a single Calothrix sp. NIES-2098 genomic region:
- a CDS encoding magnesium chelatase, ChlI subunit, producing the protein MREKIDALTQNLSRTIVGKTDAIRLVLVALLGGGHALLEDVPGVGKTLLAKSLARSVDGKFQRLQCTPDLLPTDITGTNIWNPKSGEFSFLPGPIFANVLLADEINRATPRTQSALLEVMEEHQVTVDGVSRAVPTPFFVIATQNPIEYQGTFPLPEAQMDRFMLSLSLGYPSETEELQMLQNLADNIKVDDLQACITLAEVAQLRQFCSQVRVETSLQQYILELVRATRQDEEISLGVSPRGTVALQKATQALAFILGRDYAIPDDVKFLAPHVLCHRLIARGGRSARSVVERLLRSLPIP; encoded by the coding sequence ATGAGAGAAAAAATTGACGCTCTAACACAAAACCTGTCTCGTACCATCGTTGGTAAAACAGATGCAATACGTTTGGTGCTAGTCGCTCTTTTAGGGGGCGGTCATGCTTTGCTAGAAGATGTCCCTGGTGTTGGTAAAACTCTCCTAGCTAAATCCTTGGCTCGTTCAGTTGATGGTAAGTTTCAACGGCTACAATGTACCCCTGACTTACTGCCTACTGATATCACTGGCACCAACATTTGGAACCCAAAAAGCGGCGAATTTAGCTTTCTTCCTGGCCCCATATTTGCTAATGTGCTGCTAGCTGACGAAATCAACCGCGCTACACCTCGTACTCAGTCAGCTTTGCTAGAAGTGATGGAAGAACATCAAGTCACAGTTGATGGTGTCTCGCGTGCTGTTCCTACACCGTTCTTTGTGATTGCTACCCAGAACCCAATAGAGTATCAAGGTACTTTTCCTTTACCAGAAGCGCAGATGGATCGGTTTATGCTGTCTTTGAGTTTGGGCTATCCTTCCGAGACAGAAGAACTGCAAATGTTGCAAAATCTGGCAGATAATATCAAAGTTGATGATTTACAGGCTTGCATTACCTTGGCAGAAGTAGCTCAATTGCGCCAATTCTGCTCTCAGGTAAGAGTGGAAACTTCTTTACAACAGTACATTTTAGAATTGGTAAGGGCTACAAGACAGGATGAGGAAATTTCTCTTGGTGTCAGTCCTCGCGGTACGGTGGCGTTACAAAAAGCTACTCAAGCACTAGCTTTTATTTTAGGGCGTGATTATGCCATTCCCGATGACGTGAAATTTCTTGCGCCTCACGTTCTTTGCCATCGCCTGATTGCTAGGGGAGGCCGTAGCGCGAGAAGTGTTGTCGAGCGATTATTGCGATCGCTTCCCATTCCCTAA
- a CDS encoding Photosystem II reaction centre protein PsbA/D1 yields the protein MSTVIQPRRGLNIAQVWDSFCQWVTSTENRLYIGWFGVLMIPTLLAASICFVIAFIAAPSVDMDGIREPVIGSIMGGNNIITAAVVPTSAAIGLHLYPIWEAASVDEWLYNGGPYQLIVLHFLIGIWCYLGRLWELSVNLGLRPWLAVAFSAPVAAATAVLLVYPIGQGSFSDGLPLGIAGTFHFMLAFQGDHNILMHPFHMLGVAGIFGGALLSSLHGSLVTSTLFRKTQEDETPSAGYQFGQSYVTYHYQAGHSGFLGRLLIPWFASRNHRAFHVLLAALPTVGVWFAAVGVGTMAFNVNGLNFNHSILDSSGEVLRTDADIVNRANLGIQAMHAPNVHHFPMVISAGESIPVS from the coding sequence ATGAGTACTGTCATTCAACCTCGTCGTGGATTAAATATTGCTCAAGTATGGGATAGCTTTTGCCAATGGGTAACAAGCACTGAAAATCGCTTGTATATTGGATGGTTTGGTGTATTAATGATTCCCACGCTGTTAGCAGCTAGCATTTGTTTCGTTATCGCCTTTATTGCTGCACCAAGCGTAGATATGGATGGCATTAGAGAACCTGTAATTGGTTCTATTATGGGTGGTAATAACATCATTACCGCTGCTGTCGTACCAACTTCTGCGGCAATTGGGCTGCATTTGTACCCAATTTGGGAAGCTGCTTCTGTTGATGAATGGCTTTACAATGGCGGGCCATATCAACTAATTGTGCTGCACTTTCTGATTGGAATTTGGTGTTACCTAGGAAGGCTTTGGGAACTCAGCGTTAATTTAGGTCTACGTCCTTGGCTGGCTGTGGCGTTTAGCGCACCTGTAGCAGCAGCAACAGCTGTGTTGCTAGTTTATCCTATTGGTCAAGGTAGCTTTTCTGATGGTCTACCGTTAGGAATAGCTGGTACGTTTCACTTTATGTTGGCATTCCAAGGCGATCACAATATCTTGATGCATCCTTTTCATATGTTAGGAGTTGCTGGGATATTTGGTGGCGCACTATTGAGTTCATTGCATGGTTCTTTGGTGACATCAACTCTTTTTAGGAAAACTCAGGAGGATGAAACACCGAGTGCAGGTTATCAATTTGGTCAATCTTATGTGACTTACCACTATCAAGCAGGACATAGCGGTTTCTTGGGACGCTTGTTAATTCCTTGGTTTGCTAGTAGAAATCACCGCGCTTTTCACGTTCTGCTAGCAGCATTACCAACAGTGGGTGTTTGGTTTGCGGCTGTGGGTGTGGGTACAATGGCCTTCAACGTCAATGGATTAAACTTCAATCACTCGATTTTAGATAGCAGTGGTGAAGTGCTGAGAACAGACGCCGATATAGTAAATCGGGCGAATTTGGGAATTCAAGCAATGCACGCGCCTAATGTTCACCATTTCCCAATGGTTATATCTGCTGGTGAATCAATACCAGTAAGTTAG
- a CDS encoding acyl-coenzyme A dehydrogenase, with translation MQRQLLQVGKPAQRTALPLRLCGDFKTFIHMGENIMNLIHPTIIVSTLIFLLLLLGYIGVPLWVWSLYFAVLLVTVHAPIWIWGIFSAIALILNIPILRQTILTSPLIKAIKAFNLLPKISDTERAAIEAGNVWIDGEFFSGRPNFQRINQEPYPLVTPELQAFLDGPVEQVCRMVSDWEIYRRKDLPPEVWDYLKQERFLGMMIPQEYGGLGFSNFAYSNVMTKLASRSFTHVATVGVTNSLGPAKLLLRYGTQEQKDYYLPRLARGEEIPCFALTEPTAGSDAASIKSEGTVFRGEDGKLYLRLNWKKRYITLAAIATLLGLAFKLRDPENYLGKGKEVGITCVLIPTDTPGVIMGRRHDPMGVPFYNSPTEGHNVIISIGQIIGGVGQAGNGWKMLMQSLAAGRGISFPASCTGVAKLVARVTSAHAVVRQQFGLSIGRFEGVEEPLARIGGLTYLMEAARTYTCGAVDKGEQPAVVSAIAKYSLTEISRKIINDGMDIMGGAGICRGPRNLLANIYTATPISITVEGANILTRTLMIFGQGAIRCHPYVYQEITALNQSDVPAFDRAFWHHLGLTVRNAFRALLLNITRGYLALSPVSGATAKYYRKLDWASATFALLTDIAMFSFGGTLKRREKLTGRFADILTWMYLATATLRRFEAEGRKSEDLAFVHWAMQYAFAQMQEAFQGILENSPVPVLGNLLAWWWRLNPIGSLPTDKLGSEVARKLQTPGQIRDRITAGIHIPSSSDEALGRLERAFMLLSQAEPLFKTIKNAIHAGKLPQQKPDDLISTALKAGVITEKDVELICEAEFARNDAIQVDSFTLEEYMQGSSSFADKVVAQTVG, from the coding sequence TTGCAACGGCAGTTGCTTCAAGTCGGGAAACCCGCCCAACGCACTGCCTTACCTTTGCGCCTCTGCGGAGATTTTAAAACCTTTATTCACATGGGTGAAAACATAATGAACCTTATTCATCCAACCATAATAGTTTCAACGCTAATTTTCTTATTACTATTGCTTGGTTACATCGGCGTTCCATTATGGGTTTGGTCGCTTTATTTCGCCGTATTACTGGTAACTGTTCATGCGCCTATTTGGATTTGGGGAATTTTTAGCGCGATCGCTCTAATATTAAATATCCCAATTCTGCGGCAAACAATTCTCACCTCACCCTTAATCAAAGCCATTAAAGCTTTTAATTTATTACCAAAAATCTCTGATACCGAACGCGCAGCCATTGAAGCCGGTAATGTTTGGATAGATGGTGAATTCTTCTCTGGTAGACCAAACTTTCAAAGAATTAATCAAGAACCATATCCTCTAGTCACACCAGAACTGCAAGCGTTTCTCGATGGCCCCGTCGAACAAGTTTGTCGGATGGTGAGTGATTGGGAAATTTACCGCCGCAAGGATTTACCGCCGGAAGTTTGGGACTATCTCAAACAAGAACGCTTTTTGGGGATGATGATTCCTCAAGAATATGGCGGTTTGGGATTTTCTAACTTCGCCTATAGCAATGTGATGACAAAGTTAGCATCTCGTTCTTTTACCCATGTCGCTACTGTTGGCGTAACCAACTCATTAGGCCCAGCAAAATTATTACTCCGCTATGGTACACAGGAACAGAAAGATTATTACCTACCGCGCCTTGCACGCGGTGAAGAAATTCCTTGTTTTGCACTGACAGAACCCACTGCTGGGTCAGATGCAGCTAGCATCAAATCTGAAGGAACAGTGTTTAGAGGCGAGGATGGCAAGCTTTACCTGCGGTTGAATTGGAAAAAACGATATATTACCTTAGCTGCGATCGCAACTCTTTTAGGATTAGCTTTCAAATTACGCGACCCGGAAAATTACTTAGGTAAAGGTAAAGAAGTTGGCATTACTTGCGTTTTAATTCCTACAGATACACCTGGCGTAATCATGGGTAGACGGCACGATCCAATGGGTGTGCCTTTCTATAATTCACCCACGGAAGGACATAACGTTATCATTTCCATTGGCCAAATTATCGGCGGTGTGGGACAGGCTGGTAATGGCTGGAAGATGTTGATGCAAAGTCTAGCCGCAGGTAGGGGAATTAGCTTCCCGGCTAGTTGTACGGGCGTAGCAAAGTTAGTAGCGAGAGTTACCAGCGCTCATGCTGTTGTACGGCAACAATTTGGTTTATCGATAGGTCGTTTTGAAGGTGTAGAAGAACCTCTAGCAAGAATTGGCGGTCTAACTTACTTAATGGAGGCTGCGCGAACTTATACTTGCGGTGCGGTAGATAAGGGAGAACAACCTGCGGTAGTTTCTGCGATCGCCAAATACAGTTTGACCGAAATCTCCCGCAAAATCATTAACGACGGTATGGACATTATGGGCGGTGCGGGAATTTGTCGCGGCCCCAGAAATTTATTGGCAAATATTTATACAGCCACACCAATTTCTATCACCGTCGAAGGTGCAAATATTCTCACCCGTACCTTGATGATTTTTGGACAAGGAGCGATTCGCTGTCATCCTTATGTTTATCAGGAAATTACAGCACTCAATCAATCAGATGTTCCGGCTTTCGATCGCGCTTTCTGGCATCATCTAGGGTTGACGGTGCGTAATGCTTTCCGTGCCTTGCTGCTAAATATTACCCGTGGTTATTTAGCGCTTTCTCCAGTTTCAGGTGCAACAGCCAAATACTACCGCAAATTAGACTGGGCATCTGCTACCTTTGCCTTACTAACTGATATTGCTATGTTCTCCTTTGGTGGAACCCTGAAGCGGCGGGAGAAACTCACAGGAAGGTTTGCAGATATTCTCACTTGGATGTATTTAGCAACTGCAACCCTACGACGCTTTGAAGCCGAAGGGCGAAAATCTGAAGACTTAGCTTTTGTTCATTGGGCGATGCAATATGCTTTTGCGCAGATGCAAGAAGCTTTTCAGGGAATTCTCGAAAACTCGCCTGTGCCAGTTTTAGGTAACTTATTGGCTTGGTGGTGGCGACTCAATCCCATCGGTTCTCTACCTACCGATAAACTGGGTAGCGAAGTTGCGCGTAAATTACAAACTCCCGGACAAATACGCGATCGCATTACCGCAGGTATTCATATTCCTAGCAGCAGTGATGAAGCATTGGGACGCTTAGAACGAGCTTTCATGTTGTTATCCCAAGCCGAACCACTCTTTAAAACCATCAAAAACGCCATCCATGCAGGGAAACTACCACAGCAAAAACCTGACGATTTAATTTCCACAGCCCTCAAAGCTGGAGTAATTACAGAGAAAGATGTTGAACTAATCTGTGAAGCAGAGTTTGCTCGTAATGATGCAATTCAAGTAGATTCATTTACTTTAGAGGAGTACATGCAAGGAAGTTCCAGCTTTGCAGATAAAGTAGTAGCTCAAACTGTAGGATAA
- a CDS encoding beta-lactamase domain-containing protein — translation MSRLDNQFTVQFWGVRGSIPSPGPHTVRYGGNTPCIAMQVGGKRLIFDGGTGLHVLGQSLLHQMPIEGHIFFTHSHWDHMQGFPFFAPGFIQGNSFKIYGAIAPDGSTIEQRLNDQMLHPNFPVPLQIMQANLNFCDITAGQAIHINDIIVETAPLNHPGEAIGYRVNWRDGAAAYITDTEHFPDRLDENVLWLARNADILIYDSTYTDDEYSSRTSPRIGWGHSTWQEAVKVAKAAKVKTLVIFHHDPAHNDDFLDDIGKQVVEQFPNAIMAREGMVLNIPVSVSLSESCPVSNFSV, via the coding sequence ATGTCTAGGTTAGATAACCAATTTACCGTGCAATTTTGGGGCGTTCGCGGCAGCATCCCCAGTCCAGGGCCACACACCGTGCGTTATGGCGGTAATACCCCTTGCATTGCCATGCAAGTAGGCGGAAAACGCTTAATTTTCGATGGTGGAACCGGACTACATGTTTTGGGGCAATCTCTATTGCACCAAATGCCGATAGAAGGTCATATATTTTTCACCCACTCCCACTGGGACCATATGCAGGGATTTCCGTTCTTTGCTCCAGGGTTTATCCAGGGGAACAGTTTTAAGATCTACGGCGCAATTGCTCCTGATGGTTCCACAATTGAACAGCGCCTCAATGACCAAATGCTTCACCCTAATTTTCCTGTGCCTTTGCAAATTATGCAGGCAAATTTGAATTTTTGTGACATTACTGCGGGGCAAGCAATACACATCAATGACATTATCGTAGAAACAGCGCCACTCAATCATCCAGGTGAAGCTATAGGATATCGAGTCAACTGGCGTGATGGTGCTGCTGCTTATATTACCGACACAGAACATTTTCCCGATCGCTTGGATGAAAATGTCCTGTGGCTAGCTCGTAACGCTGATATCCTCATCTACGATTCTACGTATACAGATGACGAGTACAGTTCTCGAACATCGCCTAGAATTGGTTGGGGACATTCTACTTGGCAAGAAGCTGTGAAGGTGGCTAAAGCTGCTAAAGTCAAGACTTTGGTAATTTTTCACCATGACCCCGCACACAACGATGATTTTTTGGATGATATAGGTAAACAAGTAGTTGAGCAATTTCCAAACGCAATCATGGCTAGGGAAGGAATGGTGCTCAATATTCCTGTTTCTGTTTCTTTATCAGAATCTTGCCCAGTAAGCAACTTTTCTGTGTAA
- the secA gene encoding preprotein translocase SecA subunit, which yields MLKNLLGDPNARKLKKYQPYITEINLLEEEIKALSDDELKGKTGEFKQRLAKGETLDDILPEAFAVVREAGRRVLGLRHFDVQLLGGIILHTGQIAEMKTGEGKTLVATLPSYLNALTGKGVHVVTVNDYLARRDAEWMGQVHRFLGLSVGLIQASMIPSERQKNYDCDITYVTNSEVGFDYLRDNMATSMADVVQRPFNYCVIDEVDSILIDEARTPLIISGQVERPTEKYLQAAEIAFTLKKDEHYEVDEKARNVLLTDEGFAEAEQLLGVTDLFDPEDPWAHFVFNAIKAKELFLKDVNYIVRNGEVVIVDEFTGRVLPGRRWSDGLHQAIEAKEHVEIQPETQTLATITYQNLFLLYPKLGGMTGTAKTEEAEFEKIYKLEVTIIPTNRIRRRQDLSDMVFKTEPGKWRAIARECGEMHELGRPVLVGTTSVEKSEYLSELLKEMEIPHELLNARPENVEREAEIVAQAGRRGAVTIATNMAGRGTDIILGGNSEYMARLKLREYFMPRIVQPEDEDSFGIQRAAGLPSGSGSGQGFVPGKKVKTWKASPEIFPTQLSKQTEQQLKEAVELAVREYGDRSLPELEAEEKVAVAAEKAPIDDPVIQKLRAAYNQIKQEYEQFTTREHEEVVELGGLHVIGTERHESRRIDNQLRGRAGRQGDPGSTRFFLSLEDNLLRIFGGDRVAGLMNAFNVEEDMPIESGMLTRSLEGAQKKVETYYYDIRKQVFEYDEVMNNQRRAIYAERRRVLEGQDLKEQVITYAEKTMSEIVDYYINPDLPSEEWELEKLVEKVKEFVYLLGDLQPNQLEDMAVAEIKAFLHEQVRIAYDIKEAQIDQIQPGLMRQAERFFILQRIDTLWREHLQQMDALRESVGLRGYGQKDPLIEYKSEGYELFLDMMVNIRRDVVYSLFMFQPQPQPVVQTSSEMV from the coding sequence ATGCTAAAAAACTTGTTGGGCGATCCCAACGCTCGTAAACTTAAAAAATACCAACCTTACATTACGGAAATTAACCTCTTAGAGGAAGAAATTAAAGCCCTTTCCGATGATGAATTGAAAGGCAAAACAGGAGAATTTAAACAGCGGCTTGCCAAAGGGGAAACCCTAGATGATATCCTGCCGGAAGCTTTTGCGGTAGTTCGGGAAGCAGGTAGGCGAGTCTTAGGCTTGCGGCACTTTGATGTACAGTTGTTGGGCGGTATTATTCTACACACTGGGCAAATCGCGGAAATGAAGACTGGGGAAGGTAAAACCCTAGTGGCGACATTGCCGAGTTATCTCAATGCTCTGACAGGTAAAGGTGTCCACGTTGTGACTGTGAACGATTACCTGGCTCGTCGGGACGCGGAGTGGATGGGACAGGTGCATCGCTTCCTAGGTTTGAGTGTGGGGCTAATTCAGGCGAGCATGATTCCCAGCGAGCGCCAGAAAAATTACGACTGTGATATTACTTATGTCACAAACAGTGAAGTAGGTTTTGATTACCTGCGGGATAATATGGCCACATCAATGGCAGATGTGGTGCAACGCCCTTTCAATTATTGTGTTATCGACGAAGTAGACTCGATTTTAATTGATGAGGCACGCACACCATTAATTATTTCTGGACAGGTAGAAAGACCTACAGAAAAATATTTACAAGCTGCGGAAATTGCCTTCACTTTGAAAAAAGATGAGCATTACGAGGTAGATGAAAAAGCTCGTAACGTGCTGTTGACAGATGAAGGCTTTGCAGAAGCAGAACAGCTTTTAGGTGTAACAGATTTATTTGACCCAGAAGATCCGTGGGCACACTTTGTATTTAATGCGATTAAAGCCAAAGAACTTTTCCTCAAGGACGTAAACTACATTGTCCGTAACGGGGAAGTGGTAATCGTAGATGAATTTACTGGGCGGGTGCTTCCGGGAAGGCGCTGGAGTGATGGATTGCACCAAGCAATTGAAGCCAAAGAACACGTAGAAATTCAGCCAGAAACTCAAACTCTAGCAACAATTACCTATCAAAACTTGTTCTTGCTCTATCCCAAACTGGGTGGGATGACCGGAACGGCAAAGACAGAAGAAGCAGAGTTTGAAAAAATTTACAAACTTGAAGTTACAATCATTCCTACTAACCGGATCAGAAGACGCCAAGACTTGTCTGACATGGTGTTTAAGACAGAACCGGGCAAATGGCGAGCGATCGCGCGAGAATGTGGAGAAATGCACGAACTTGGCAGGCCTGTGCTAGTAGGCACCACAAGTGTGGAAAAATCGGAGTATTTGAGCGAACTGCTCAAAGAAATGGAAATTCCCCACGAGTTGCTCAACGCCCGCCCAGAAAACGTGGAACGGGAAGCAGAAATTGTGGCTCAGGCTGGGCGCAGAGGTGCTGTAACTATCGCCACAAACATGGCTGGTAGAGGTACTGACATTATCCTTGGTGGTAACTCCGAATACATGGCCCGTCTGAAGCTGCGCGAATATTTTATGCCTCGGATTGTCCAACCAGAAGATGAGGATAGCTTTGGTATCCAAAGAGCTGCTGGTTTGCCAAGTGGAAGTGGTAGCGGTCAAGGATTTGTTCCTGGTAAAAAAGTCAAAACTTGGAAAGCTTCGCCAGAAATTTTCCCCACTCAGTTGAGCAAACAAACAGAGCAACAATTAAAAGAAGCAGTGGAATTGGCGGTGCGTGAGTATGGCGATCGCAGCTTACCAGAATTAGAAGCAGAAGAAAAAGTAGCTGTCGCTGCTGAAAAAGCCCCCATTGATGACCCTGTAATTCAAAAATTACGGGCAGCTTATAACCAAATCAAGCAAGAATACGAGCAATTCACGACCCGCGAACACGAAGAAGTAGTAGAATTAGGCGGTTTGCACGTAATCGGTACAGAACGTCACGAATCGCGACGCATTGACAACCAGTTGCGGGGACGCGCTGGTAGACAAGGCGACCCTGGTTCCACGAGATTCTTCCTGAGTTTAGAAGATAACTTACTACGGATATTCGGTGGCGATCGCGTTGCTGGCTTAATGAATGCTTTCAACGTTGAAGAAGATATGCCCATCGAATCGGGGATGCTTACCCGCAGTTTGGAAGGCGCACAGAAAAAAGTCGAAACTTACTACTACGACATCCGGAAGCAGGTGTTTGAATACGACGAGGTGATGAACAATCAACGTCGTGCCATCTACGCCGAACGCCGTCGGGTACTAGAAGGTCAAGATCTGAAAGAACAGGTAATCACCTACGCCGAAAAAACGATGAGCGAAATTGTTGACTACTACATCAACCCTGACTTGCCCTCGGAAGAGTGGGAGTTAGAAAAGTTGGTGGAAAAAGTCAAAGAATTTGTTTATCTGTTGGGAGACTTACAGCCAAATCAATTAGAAGATATGGCTGTAGCCGAAATTAAAGCTTTTCTCCACGAACAGGTAAGAATTGCCTACGACATTAAAGAAGCCCAAATCGATCAAATTCAGCCTGGATTAATGCGGCAAGCTGAACGCTTCTTTATTTTGCAACGGATTGATACTCTGTGGCGAGAACACCTACAACAAATGGATGCCTTACGCGAATCGGTAGGATTGCGTGGTTACGGACAAAAAGACCCGCTGATTGAGTACAAGAGCGAAGGTTATGAACTCTTCTTGGATATGATGGTCAACATCCGCCGAGATGTGGTTTACTCCTTGTTCATGTTCCAGCCTCAGCCTCAGCCAGTAGTACAGACTTCATCAGAAATGGTGTAA
- a CDS encoding riboflavin kinase/FAD synthase has product MLNLSQNGCSVWVASATEELLTPTAVALGKFDGVHLGHRRVIQPVLQRAKRQVPETGLDEQKLVADERNLVELSPTQEHIYSTVVTFHPHPQEFFSGQPRALLTPLDEKVEQLRSLGIEQLVLLPFDKELSALSPEDFVEKILIQKLRCQQLSVGQDFCFGKQRTGTAKDLQLLAAKYDIPVTIVALETYAGSDKLPEDTNCLSIPPTQEPPISTSLIRHTLENGDIKSANLLLGRHYTLFGVVIQGKQLGRTIGFPTANLQLPKDKFLPRLGVYAVRVSILDETPDAVHPQLGVMNIGNRPTVDGTDTSVEVHLFDWSGDLYGKKLAVQIVQFLRPEQKFASLEALKTQIQLDCTVAKEVLLSE; this is encoded by the coding sequence GTGCTAAATTTGTCTCAAAATGGGTGTTCTGTGTGGGTTGCTTCTGCGACCGAAGAGCTACTAACGCCAACTGCTGTTGCTCTTGGCAAATTTGATGGCGTGCATCTTGGTCATCGAAGAGTTATCCAACCAGTTTTGCAGCGGGCAAAAAGACAAGTCCCAGAGACTGGGTTGGACGAGCAAAAGTTGGTCGCAGATGAAAGAAATTTAGTAGAACTCTCACCAACACAAGAACATATTTACTCAACTGTTGTCACTTTTCATCCCCATCCACAGGAGTTTTTTTCGGGACAACCCCGTGCGTTACTAACTCCACTTGATGAGAAAGTTGAACAATTGCGATCGCTGGGGATAGAACAGCTGGTACTATTGCCCTTTGATAAAGAATTATCTGCTTTATCTCCGGAAGATTTCGTAGAAAAGATTCTCATACAAAAACTGCGATGTCAGCAACTTAGTGTGGGGCAAGATTTTTGTTTTGGCAAACAGCGCACTGGTACAGCCAAGGATTTACAATTACTCGCCGCTAAGTATGATATCCCTGTAACAATTGTTGCCTTAGAAACTTATGCAGGTAGCGATAAATTGCCAGAAGACACTAATTGTCTCAGCATTCCTCCAACTCAAGAGCCGCCAATTAGCACTTCACTAATTCGCCACACCCTAGAAAATGGGGATATCAAAAGCGCCAATCTTCTCCTAGGACGTCATTACACTCTTTTTGGTGTTGTGATTCAAGGTAAACAACTTGGTAGAACTATTGGCTTTCCTACAGCTAACCTCCAACTACCAAAAGATAAGTTTTTGCCGCGCCTAGGTGTTTATGCTGTTCGCGTTTCCATTCTCGATGAAACACCAGATGCGGTTCATCCCCAATTAGGAGTAATGAATATCGGGAATCGTCCCACAGTCGATGGTACGGATACATCTGTGGAAGTTCATTTGTTCGATTGGTCGGGAGATTTGTATGGTAAAAAGCTGGCTGTGCAGATAGTACAATTTCTCCGCCCCGAACAAAAATTTGCTTCTCTCGAAGCTCTAAAAACGCAAATTCAACTTGATTGCACTGTCGCTAAAGAAGTTTTACTCTCTGAGTGA
- a CDS encoding ribosomal large subunit pseudouridine synthase D, with protein MTEFNLQVQENSERLDRYLSQELPDLSRSRIQQLIEQGKVQLNDRVCTSKKINVKAGDRITLEIPEAQPLELVAEDIALDILYEDDQLLILNKPAGLVVHPAPGHPDGTLVNALLAHCPNLPGIGGVQRPGIVHRLDKDTTGAIAIAKTDLAYQHLQAQLQAKTARREYLGVVYGAPKAESGVIDLPIGRHRQDRKKMAVVPIEQGGRHAVTHWRVLERLGNYTLIHFQLETGRTHQIRVHSAKIGHPIVGDPVYGSGRSIGVNLPGQALHAWRLQLQHPLFGNLIEVTAPPPQTFLTLLEVLRRRSAIS; from the coding sequence GTGACCGAATTTAATTTACAAGTCCAAGAAAATAGCGAACGCCTCGATCGCTACCTTTCGCAAGAATTACCAGATTTATCCCGTTCCCGTATCCAACAGTTAATCGAACAGGGAAAGGTGCAACTTAACGATCGCGTCTGCACATCCAAAAAAATCAATGTCAAAGCAGGCGATCGCATTACTCTAGAAATACCAGAAGCCCAACCTCTAGAACTAGTAGCAGAAGATATTGCTTTAGATATCCTCTATGAAGATGATCAGCTACTTATTCTCAATAAACCCGCAGGTTTAGTTGTCCATCCTGCACCCGGTCATCCCGATGGTACATTAGTGAATGCCTTATTAGCACACTGTCCCAACCTCCCCGGAATTGGCGGAGTGCAGCGTCCGGGAATTGTCCATCGATTAGATAAGGATACAACCGGAGCGATCGCTATTGCCAAAACAGATTTGGCCTATCAACACCTGCAAGCACAACTGCAAGCCAAAACCGCACGCCGAGAATACTTAGGTGTAGTTTACGGCGCGCCAAAAGCTGAAAGTGGCGTGATAGATTTACCCATCGGTCGCCACCGCCAAGACCGCAAAAAAATGGCAGTCGTTCCTATAGAACAAGGCGGACGTCATGCTGTGACTCATTGGCGAGTACTGGAACGTTTAGGAAATTACACATTAATTCACTTCCAACTCGAAACTGGACGCACCCATCAAATTCGCGTCCACAGTGCCAAAATTGGTCATCCCATTGTTGGCGATCCTGTTTATGGTTCTGGTCGTTCCATTGGTGTAAATTTGCCTGGTCAAGCATTGCACGCTTGGCGACTCCAATTGCAGCATCCTCTATTCGGAAATCTTATTGAAGTTACAGCACCCCCTCCCCAAACTTTTCTGACACTGCTAGAAGTGCTGCGCCGACGTTCTGCTATTTCTTAG